In Vigna angularis cultivar LongXiaoDou No.4 chromosome 8, ASM1680809v1, whole genome shotgun sequence, the DNA window GTGACACTTGCAATGAAAATGTTGGAAGTGGATGTAgctttttagaaataaaaaataaaaaaaattcctttcACCAAGGCATGACACCTTTGCTAACGTAAAGCCTTTCTCCAAAATGAAAGATGCTCCCTTGCAGCCGTGACAACAACTTCCCAGCGTGCAGCTCCTTGTGGCAGTGCTCTCCTCTTCGGTGACGGCTGGCTCCTCACACGTCCAACCCTTGCTTTCTTCAATTTAGAATCAAAACTAAAACCTTGTTACTTCCAGGACGTGACAGCAGCTTCCAAGATGAAAGATATGAATCCCCTAAATTTCTACTGGAATCAAAAGGAAATAAAGAACCAGTGCAAAAAAATGCTAGCCGAAACAACGTGTTTCTCTCATTTCCGTAACAGCCCCCAAGGTGGCGGCTCCCACACACGTCCCTCCTTTATCTACATAACAAGCAATGACTTAAGCAACATAACAAGCAGACTTGGAGACCTAACCCAGAAATGCagattcaagaacaaacaaaaaaaattgaatatcatTAAGACCTTTAATCAAACAGTTCATAAGCAAAAACTGAACTATTGAAACCAGCCAAGCAATGCTCCACCAGTGGCGCACCAACATGTTCGAAAATATCTAGCTGAAAAACCAGATCTGAAAGTGCATCAAACACCGAAATCAATAATTGTGAAGAAGCGAGAAAGGCAAGAGCGACCTTCGTCCTTAAGCTGAAAATGGGGAAGAAGCACCAACGACGGCAGTGGCAGCTGGGCAACGACGACAACCGGGGCGACGACGACAGACTGGGCGACGATAGCAGACTGGGCGACGACGACGACGACTGCAGGGACGAAGGCCGTGAGGGAGAACGAAGAAACTTCAGCTTctacaagatgaagaagagaggCCGCGAGGAAGGAGGAAAACGAAGGTTCAGCCGAGGAAGAAAATGGAGGTTCAACAGGTGGTGATGGCTAGAGAGAAAATGCAGTAGAGGGAGGAAATGCACAGCAGAAGCGGAAGAAAGAAGATGCACAGTAGGTTAAGTGGCTACGCCAAAAAGTGTGAGTGAGGATATGCTTCGGGTATTCAACTAACCGATGCCTTAGCTCCAAACATATGCTTCGGTTCCACCAATTAACTGACGCAATAGCACAGTCCTGAGTGGTTTGCAGTGGGGTTGCAGGGTGTGGCAAGCCTATAGACATCGGGTCTGCTACCAACCGATGCAATAGGACCTTTTCTAAAAAGTTGTCAGCCAAAAGTCTGATTTGCAGGACGCCATACAGAAGGATAGGCATCGGTTCTGCAGCTAACAGATGCAGTATGCTTCTTCCACCTCGGGTTTCTCTAAACCGAGGTATATACTTCTTTATGATTCGGTTTTTGCTTAACCGAAGCTTATATGACGCGTCAGTAACCACTTTTTCTACTAGTGCATGTATCACCTTTGAGTTTTTAGGAATGAAAAAGTCTTCAACCATGCAATCTTCCTTGGACTCGTGTCCTATCAACAACGATGCCATTGAATGCAACCTTAGGCTTTCCTTTATAACCATGTCCAAATACTCTAACTTCTCTAAGTATGATTCTTCTACCTTCCTCTCCATACTCACCATGCTTTCCAGTTCCATTTGGAGTTTCTTCATCACCCTTGGATTCTTTAGCAGCTCCGAAAGTTCTCACTCTATTAGCAGAAGTATCTAACCAGCCAACAtttccttttcaaaataaaataaaataaaataagtgtgAAAGAAGAATGAGAGTTTCAATCCAACTAATATATGGCACTGTGAATAAGAAGACAAAAGATAGAAAACTGATACAGTTAGTGTAATGATAAATCATTGGGCTAGATTGCTAACATCAACTAACTCAATAATAAGGACTTTGGGGTAGTTTATGTAAAGAATTTGATCTTTTTCTATGTAATGGTACTAAGCAAATGATTGAGTTTGATGTTTAAAACATATGTTCGAGGAAAAAAAAAGACTCAACCATTTTGTGTATATCCCTTACCAGCAATATGGCTTTGATATTGGGTCTTTCATCACAGTACTTCGATTCTTCAGTACGAGTCGCAACATGACATCGACAAAGTCCTTCACCTCATTCTCCCCCTTCTTTGATTCAAAAGTTGCATGAACTTCACACATGTCATAATAAGTTATTatagaaaacattttttcaGTAGTGTTCACCTTTTTTTGTTACTCAGGGTACACAGAGTTACTGTATATAAACCATTCAAAAGGATTGAAACTAAACAATGTAGCATAAGATCACTTTTTCAACACAAAGCTAAGTAAGTGGATTATTAGGAGAATGTTGCAGGAGGGTTTGGAATATTTTAAGAACATTTGTATGCGTGAAAACTTAAACGCCAAGCTCAACTGTGCTGTGTAGTTGAAGAACACAGCATGAGTAACTTTGTTAACATACATACTGACTCAATTACTTTAATTCGTAGTAAAGATTAGTTTCTATCCAGAGAAGGAAATGCATGTTTAATGGGTTCTTGAattatttaagacaaagcaACAGAACTGCAGCAACTTTTCATTAATTCTCATCCATTCATTTCTGAAATCAGAAGTCAAAAATATAGGATGATGAATCTCAAAAAGCAATATAACAATTGAGAATTGGTTCGATCACCAGGCTAGTTTGTATGAAGAGCATCCGTTAGGAGATGtcaattcattaaatatatcaaatatatctcCATACATCAAGGGATTAAGCTCTAGCTTTCCACAGAAGATACTCCGgacaacaaaaagagaaaaggaaatgGGAATTTGGTTTAAGTACAAAGCAACAAAGTGGGGTGGTTACAAATTATGGAAACTTAGTAGCCTGGTGGCTTGTAGGCAATGAAACTGATGCACTGGACTTGACGAACGTTGTCAAAACCAATGATACGGACGAAGCCGTCGGGGTGGGCAGTGCTGGCCTCTTGAACCTCCTTCAAAACCTGAGAAGAATCAGTGCACCCATACATAGGCAGCTTCCACATGGTCCAGTACCTTCCATCATAGTATCCAGGTGACCTGTTGTTCGCACGATGTGGGAAAGCGTCCTATAAACAAACACATCATTACCATCAAAActcaaaactaaaattcaacCAAAGGGCTTCCAAGAAATTTACCGTTGCATTTAACTCGAATTCCAAGCAAGGGACCCATCCGCTCCTAAGAAGGTAGTCTACTTCCTTAGCAAGCTGTTCCTGAGTCAGGTCTGGCAGGTAAGACAGAGTCTCGAACTTCTTCTTCCCAACTGTCGGCCACACCTACCCATTTCCATCATGATTTCAGTAACCTTTTCTATACCCTAAACATCCATCTAACATATAATTCCAATCGATTTCTTACCTGCATGCATTGCACTCTTCCACCGTTGTTTGCAACCGAAGTAATGTCATTGTTTGTCTTCCTGGTTGGGAACCCACCCAAGGACTTCAGCCCAGTGAACGGAGCCACCATGCCGGCACCGGCACGGTTAACGGTGGTAACAGCCGGAGAGGAGATCATTGATGAAGCCATTTCCTTCACCTTCTTACTTCTGAATCACTTGCAGTTCTGCTGCTAGATGGCCAagcttcttctccttcttgCTATATATAATAGTGTGATCTGTTCAGTATTAATCCAATGGTTTCAAATGGAAGGGATCTGTTCCTGACATGTTACAACCGTTGGATTCTATAAGTGATGACATTACAGCATATTGTCCACACGAGTAAGGAAAATATTTGAATGGTAGCCTTATCGTTAGGTACCATGTGGAACTGACACGTGGAACAGGTTCCATTATCTTATCCCTTCCTTGGAAGAACGTAAATGTGTGATGCTGGTGgaattgatattttttgtgAGTGGTTTGTACTAATGTGCCTTCATTCCATATTGGCCAAACATATTATGTGATTATCATTTCTCAtgcatgttttattttattactcgtGTATGTAAGAGAATACCCTTTGTCTTGTCCCTTTGTTTCAGTAACGTTT includes these proteins:
- the LOC108346018 gene encoding ribulose bisphosphate carboxylase small subunit, chloroplastic 1 encodes the protein MASSMISSPAVTTVNRAGAGMVAPFTGLKSLGGFPTRKTNNDITSVANNGGRVQCMQVWPTVGKKKFETLSYLPDLTQEQLAKEVDYLLRSGWVPCLEFELNATDAFPHRANNRSPGYYDGRYWTMWKLPMYGCTDSSQVLKEVQEASTAHPDGFVRIIGFDNVRQVQCISFIAYKPPGY